A genomic segment from Desulfurispora thermophila DSM 16022 encodes:
- a CDS encoding YhcN/YlaJ family sporulation lipoprotein: MSNKKIWFTWYKILLLTLLVILVAGCQPQRKPAPMPDNTGRLVPAPGTSQTLPVNPGEASALAKKLAARAAKVDGVNSATVVLTGNTALVGLDIKAKLEKSKIEDIKKRVAAEIKKEDSRIKDVLVSTDADMVTRLKRIASGINQGRPVSSFRDELNDIMRRLSPVAR; this comes from the coding sequence TTGTCAAACAAAAAAATCTGGTTTACCTGGTACAAGATCCTCCTACTAACGCTACTGGTAATACTGGTGGCGGGATGCCAGCCCCAGCGCAAGCCAGCACCTATGCCCGATAATACCGGGCGATTGGTCCCGGCGCCCGGGACGTCGCAAACGCTGCCGGTAAATCCGGGAGAAGCCAGTGCCCTGGCTAAAAAGCTGGCAGCACGGGCAGCAAAGGTGGACGGTGTAAACAGTGCTACGGTAGTGCTTACCGGCAATACGGCCTTGGTGGGGCTGGATATTAAGGCAAAACTGGAGAAAAGCAAGATTGAAGACATTAAAAAACGGGTGGCCGCAGAAATCAAAAAGGAGGATAGCAGGATCAAGGATGTCCTGGTTTCCACCGATGCTGATATGGTGACGCGGCTGAAAAGAATCGCCAGTGGTATTAACCAGGGTCGCCCGGTAAGCAGTTTTCGGGACGAATTGAATGACATAATGCGTCGCCTTTCCCCCGTTGCCCGCTAG
- a CDS encoding cytidine deaminase translates to MLISAKEIELLINTARQAREKAYAPYSGFLVGAALLTADGQVYTGCNVENASYGLTCCAERVAVYKAVSEGQKQFLAMAIIADTEDYCSPCGACRQVLVEFAPGMIVFMCNKHGQYEQCMAGELLPSYFSL, encoded by the coding sequence ATATTGATATCCGCAAAGGAGATTGAGTTGCTGATCAACACGGCACGCCAGGCCAGGGAAAAAGCTTATGCTCCTTATTCCGGCTTTCTGGTGGGGGCAGCACTGCTGACTGCCGACGGGCAGGTATACACCGGGTGTAATGTGGAAAATGCCTCATACGGGCTGACCTGCTGTGCGGAACGGGTTGCCGTGTATAAGGCCGTGAGTGAGGGTCAAAAACAGTTCCTGGCCATGGCTATCATAGCGGATACGGAAGATTATTGCAGTCCCTGTGGGGCCTGTCGCCAGGTGCTGGTGGAATTTGCTCCCGGGATGATAGTTTTTATGTGCAACAAACACGGGCAGTACGAGCAGTGCATGGCCGGAGAGCTGTTGCCAAGTTATTTTTCACTATAA
- a CDS encoding UbiX family flavin prenyltransferase: MSQRKKIVLAITGATGAIYGVELLKALRNAGVEIHLMISPWAEVTLAEETDYSLQEVKQMADHFHAAGDLAAGPASGSFVHHGMVVAPCSMKTLAAISHGLADNLISRSADVCIKEKRPLILLVRETPLSAIHLENMLRLARLGVTIMPPVPSFYHRPVHISDLISQTTGRVLDMLGLENMLVKRWQQT; this comes from the coding sequence ATGTCCCAAAGAAAAAAAATTGTTCTAGCAATAACTGGCGCAACAGGTGCCATTTACGGCGTAGAATTGCTCAAAGCCTTGCGCAATGCCGGAGTAGAAATTCATCTTATGATCAGCCCGTGGGCTGAAGTAACGCTGGCGGAAGAAACCGATTATTCTCTGCAGGAAGTCAAGCAAATGGCCGACCATTTTCATGCGGCCGGCGATCTGGCGGCAGGACCGGCCAGCGGTTCTTTTGTACACCATGGCATGGTGGTGGCTCCCTGCAGCATGAAAACGCTGGCCGCTATATCCCACGGGCTGGCCGATAATTTAATCAGCCGCAGCGCCGACGTTTGCATAAAAGAAAAACGTCCTCTGATCCTGTTGGTCAGAGAGACGCCCTTAAGTGCCATTCATCTGGAAAATATGCTCCGGTTGGCCCGGCTCGGCGTAACAATTATGCCTCCAGTTCCTTCTTTTTATCACCGCCCGGTCCACATCAGTGATCTCATCTCCCAGACTACCGGGCGGGTGTTGGATATGCTGGGTCTGGAAAATATGCTGGTCAAACGGTGGCAGCAAACTTAA
- the era gene encoding GTPase Era gives MQPEGYKSGFVAIVGRPNVGKSTLLNRLVGQKIAIMSDKPQTTRHKIHSVITRPDAQIVLMDTPGIHKPKHKLGEYMVEVALNTLREVDVVLFLVEAGRPGPGDLYIIEQLKQVKTPVLLVINKIDLVPRQELLPLIESYRTTLDYKEIIPLSALTGENVDVLPELLIKYLPEGPKYYPDDMVTDRPERFIMAELIREKVLHLTFQEVPHSVAVVVENVERRRDDLVAVDAVIYTERDSQKAILIGKGGQMLKKIGQLAREEMEALFGNKIFLQLWVKVKEDWRNRESIIRQFGYTP, from the coding sequence ATGCAACCAGAAGGCTATAAATCCGGTTTTGTAGCAATTGTGGGAAGGCCGAACGTGGGCAAGTCCACATTGCTTAACCGTTTGGTAGGCCAGAAGATAGCCATTATGTCGGACAAACCCCAGACCACGCGGCACAAAATTCACTCAGTAATCACCCGCCCGGACGCGCAAATTGTTCTTATGGATACTCCGGGCATTCACAAGCCCAAGCACAAGCTGGGCGAATATATGGTGGAAGTGGCGCTGAATACCTTGCGCGAAGTAGACGTTGTGCTTTTTTTGGTGGAAGCCGGCCGGCCCGGTCCGGGGGATCTGTATATCATTGAGCAGCTTAAGCAGGTAAAAACCCCGGTTCTGCTGGTGATTAATAAAATTGATCTTGTACCACGCCAGGAATTACTGCCCTTGATTGAAAGCTACCGGACTACTCTGGACTACAAGGAGATCATACCCCTATCTGCTCTAACGGGTGAAAATGTTGATGTTTTGCCCGAGTTGCTGATCAAGTACCTGCCGGAAGGTCCCAAATATTACCCGGATGATATGGTTACCGACCGTCCGGAGCGTTTTATCATGGCTGAATTAATCCGGGAAAAAGTATTGCACCTGACCTTCCAAGAAGTGCCGCACAGCGTTGCCGTGGTAGTGGAAAATGTAGAGCGACGGCGGGATGATCTAGTGGCAGTAGATGCTGTCATCTATACGGAACGGGACTCCCAGAAAGCCATCCTGATCGGTAAAGGTGGGCAGATGCTGAAAAAAATTGGTCAGCTGGCGCGGGAGGAAATGGAAGCTCTCTTTGGTAACAAGATTTTTTTACAGCTCTGGGTCAAGGTTAAAGAAGATTGGCGCAACAGGGAGAGCATTATTCGTCAGTTTGGTTATACGCCATAA
- a CDS encoding diacylglycerol kinase family protein — protein sequence MSSKFLRSLFCALRGIGLVVATQRHMRFHLLATLVVLVVAWWLGLSGLRLVVLLLVIFVVLSAELINTALERVVDLVSPQYHPLARDAKDIAAGAVLLLAALAVLVGLLVLGPPLWFKFVRLIQSS from the coding sequence ATGAGCAGCAAGTTTTTGCGCAGCTTGTTCTGTGCCCTGCGGGGTATCGGGCTGGTCGTGGCTACCCAGCGCCACATGCGCTTTCACCTGCTGGCTACATTGGTTGTGCTTGTTGTGGCCTGGTGGTTGGGACTAAGCGGTCTTCGCCTGGTTGTTCTCCTGCTGGTGATATTTGTTGTGCTGAGCGCCGAGCTCATCAACACGGCCCTGGAGCGGGTGGTGGATTTGGTTTCGCCTCAATACCACCCTCTGGCCAGAGATGCCAAAGATATAGCTGCGGGGGCGGTCTTGCTCCTGGCCGCATTGGCCGTACTGGTTGGTTTACTGGTATTGGGTCCGCCTTTATGGTTTAAATTTGTCCGGTTAATTCAGTCCAGCTGA
- a CDS encoding N-acetylmuramoyl-L-alanine amidase family protein, whose translation MKKSYVIFLILLCCLSSSLATPSQANNSSGLKNRVIVLDPGHGGYDPGAVNNNIREKDLNLALSQKIAELLKKEGAIVHLTRTKDYNLAPVGLHGRAARFADLSLRAAMAKEKSADIFVSIHMNSIAFRYCRGAEVYYHFQSQEGARLAQSIQSELIKIPGMRKRTVKPGDYALLRLTTVPAVIVEAGFITNDDELKHLTTERYQQALAESIVRGIENYFSPNEKQQSGS comes from the coding sequence ATGAAAAAAAGCTATGTTATTTTTTTGATCTTATTATGCTGTCTGTCTTCTTCTCTGGCAACACCATCCCAGGCTAATAATTCATCCGGGTTAAAGAATAGAGTCATAGTCCTTGATCCCGGTCATGGTGGCTATGACCCTGGCGCAGTAAATAACAATATCCGAGAAAAAGATTTGAATCTCGCACTCAGCCAAAAAATAGCCGAGTTACTAAAAAAAGAGGGAGCTATTGTTCACCTAACCCGCACCAAGGATTACAATCTGGCTCCGGTGGGATTGCATGGACGCGCAGCCAGATTTGCCGACTTGAGCCTGCGAGCAGCCATGGCCAAAGAAAAATCGGCCGACATTTTTGTAAGTATACATATGAACAGTATTGCCTTTCGTTACTGCCGGGGCGCAGAGGTCTATTATCACTTCCAATCCCAGGAAGGCGCCAGACTAGCCCAAAGCATTCAGAGCGAACTGATAAAAATTCCTGGCATGCGCAAGCGCACTGTAAAGCCGGGTGACTATGCCCTGTTACGACTGACCACAGTACCTGCAGTTATTGTGGAGGCTGGCTTTATTACCAACGATGATGAACTAAAGCATTTGACTACGGAAAGGTATCAACAAGCGCTGGCCGAGAGCATTGTGCGGGGGATAGAAAACTATTTTTCGCCAAATGAAAAACAACAAAGCGGCTCTTAA
- the recO gene encoding DNA repair protein RecO: protein MRLYTLDGLLLKSIACGEANRLLTFFSLEEGKKRAIAYGVEKPHSKKRGSVQPFSRVILQLRRGRELDTVAQADTVCMYPALHGNLDGLTAAAYVAELVDAFTMPEEPFPRLFRLIDATWQEIGKGYDQVLLRAFEIRFLTVMGYRPHLKTCLECGSDMRNSEAFFIPAQGGVLCQDCVVHLGLSGTGLSPFCHQAMLQLLYLPADRLKEIKWPESIARKVKNILREFMVYHLEKKLPVLNFLDWVDGMDWR from the coding sequence TTGCGTTTATACACACTGGATGGGTTGCTGCTGAAAAGCATTGCCTGTGGGGAGGCCAACCGCCTGTTGACCTTTTTCAGTCTGGAGGAGGGCAAAAAGCGAGCTATTGCTTATGGGGTGGAAAAACCACACAGTAAAAAGCGGGGTAGTGTGCAGCCTTTTAGCAGGGTAATCTTACAATTGCGCCGCGGGAGGGAATTGGATACCGTGGCACAGGCCGATACGGTTTGTATGTACCCCGCCCTGCATGGAAACCTGGACGGATTAACTGCTGCCGCTTATGTAGCGGAACTGGTGGATGCTTTCACTATGCCGGAAGAGCCTTTCCCTCGGTTATTTAGATTGATAGATGCAACCTGGCAGGAAATAGGCAAAGGATATGACCAGGTGCTGCTGCGGGCTTTTGAAATTCGCTTTCTTACTGTGATGGGCTACCGGCCTCATTTAAAAACATGTTTGGAATGTGGTAGCGATATGCGTAATAGCGAAGCTTTTTTTATTCCCGCACAAGGTGGAGTGCTGTGTCAAGATTGTGTTGTCCATCTGGGTTTATCCGGTACAGGCCTATCGCCGTTTTGCCACCAGGCCATGCTCCAGTTGTTGTATTTACCGGCGGATCGTTTAAAAGAAATAAAGTGGCCGGAGTCGATAGCCCGGAAGGTTAAAAATATTTTGCGCGAATTCATGGTTTATCACCTGGAAAAAAAACTGCCTGTGCTGAATTTTTTAGACTGGGTAGACGGTATGGACTGGCGGTAA
- the ybeY gene encoding rRNA maturation RNase YbeY — MPVYVDNLQTAVPVDEKMNSLVRRVVEKALAEELSGEDAEVSVVLVDDEYMRDLNFRYRQIDSPTDVLSFAMEEGEELADAGEGRILGDIVISLPTALRQSMEYGHSLDRELGFLVVHGVLHLLGYDHDTPQGEQEMLARTEAILSSLDLVRA, encoded by the coding sequence ATGCCGGTCTACGTAGACAACCTTCAAACGGCAGTGCCAGTGGATGAAAAAATGAACAGTCTGGTGCGGCGAGTGGTGGAAAAGGCCCTGGCAGAGGAGCTTTCAGGGGAAGATGCCGAGGTAAGCGTGGTATTGGTGGATGATGAATATATGCGGGATCTCAATTTCCGTTACCGGCAGATTGATTCTCCCACCGATGTGCTCTCCTTTGCCATGGAAGAGGGCGAGGAGCTGGCTGACGCAGGAGAGGGGCGCATTCTGGGCGACATAGTCATCTCGCTCCCTACAGCTTTGAGGCAGTCTATGGAGTACGGGCACAGCTTGGACAGGGAACTGGGCTTTCTGGTTGTGCATGGTGTGTTGCACCTGCTGGGTTACGACCACGATACGCCCCAGGGTGAGCAGGAAATGCTGGCGCGCACCGAGGCTATACTATCTTCCCTGGACCTGGTTCGGGCATGA
- the corA gene encoding magnesium/cobalt transporter CorA, whose protein sequence is MIKTYFYDADQKRIIHDVDLRRPDLLANSRSLLWVDLYDFTEAEINEVASIFGFHTLSVEDCLHYSPRAKVDDYEDYFFFLLHAIRYEEDKEEEVSLEQLNVYLGNNFIVTLHRRTLRTLGRLARECLSNQALFMQKGPDFFLYTILDGLTDHYFPVLERINARIDELEDDLYVEPSKEITEEFLSLKRTILAMRRAIMPQKRIFTMNNGQYSFAVSEENAPYYLDLLDHIERIIDSIDGFAALVDNAMATYYSIISARTNETMRVLTVISTIFMPLTFVTGFFGMNVPLPAQDNAISTISITLGLLGVSLWMYLIFRVKKWI, encoded by the coding sequence TTGATCAAAACTTATTTTTACGATGCCGACCAAAAGCGCATCATTCATGATGTTGATTTGAGAAGGCCGGATTTACTGGCCAACTCCCGCAGTTTGCTCTGGGTGGACCTGTACGACTTTACCGAGGCGGAAATAAACGAGGTGGCAAGTATATTTGGTTTCCACACCCTCTCCGTGGAAGACTGCTTGCATTACAGCCCCCGGGCTAAAGTCGATGACTATGAAGATTATTTTTTCTTTTTGCTACATGCCATTCGCTATGAGGAGGACAAAGAAGAAGAGGTCTCCCTGGAACAACTCAATGTATATTTGGGGAATAACTTTATAGTAACTTTGCACCGTCGCACCCTGCGCACTCTGGGAAGGCTGGCCAGGGAATGTTTGTCTAATCAAGCATTGTTTATGCAAAAAGGTCCCGACTTCTTTCTCTACACTATTTTGGACGGGCTCACCGACCACTATTTCCCTGTGCTGGAGCGCATTAACGCCCGGATTGATGAATTGGAGGACGACCTTTATGTAGAGCCCAGCAAAGAAATCACAGAAGAATTTTTGAGCTTAAAACGCACCATTTTAGCCATGCGGCGGGCCATTATGCCGCAAAAGCGCATCTTTACCATGAACAATGGCCAGTACAGCTTTGCCGTTTCTGAGGAGAATGCACCGTATTATCTGGACTTGTTGGACCATATCGAGCGCATCATTGATTCCATTGACGGTTTTGCTGCACTGGTGGACAACGCCATGGCTACTTATTATTCCATTATCAGTGCCCGGACCAACGAAACCATGCGTGTATTAACCGTGATTTCCACCATTTTCATGCCCCTTACTTTCGTGACGGGATTTTTTGGTATGAATGTGCCGCTGCCGGCGCAGGACAATGCAATTTCCACCATCTCCATTACTCTGGGTTTATTGGGGGTTTCACTGTGGATGTACCTGATCTTCCGGGTAAAAAAATGGATTTAA
- a CDS encoding DUF4342 domain-containing protein: protein MDELQKIDAIRSRTGVSYRQAREALAAVGGDVVQALIYLEESHVEPEENLQRKGRELAEKFQQRGQELVGQLKGIVAKSQETKIKIKQGDKTVLEVPAAVGALGVLGALASSELAILAALGGMTALAKKYSLEIDRPEEKNDDVLGQDDF from the coding sequence ATGGATGAATTGCAAAAAATTGATGCCATCCGGTCCCGTACCGGGGTGAGTTACCGCCAGGCCAGGGAGGCATTGGCGGCAGTTGGCGGAGATGTGGTACAGGCGCTGATATATCTGGAAGAAAGCCATGTCGAACCTGAGGAGAATCTGCAGCGCAAAGGCAGGGAACTGGCCGAAAAATTTCAGCAGCGTGGTCAGGAGTTGGTGGGGCAATTAAAGGGGATTGTTGCCAAGAGCCAAGAAACCAAAATCAAGATCAAACAGGGTGACAAAACTGTACTGGAAGTGCCGGCAGCTGTGGGAGCACTGGGTGTTCTGGGCGCGCTGGCCAGCAGCGAACTGGCCATCCTGGCGGCGTTAGGCGGGATGACAGCTCTGGCCAAGAAATACAGTCTGGAAATAGACCGCCCTGAGGAAAAAAATGATGATGTCCTGGGCCAGGATGATTTTTGA